One genomic window of Etheostoma spectabile isolate EspeVRDwgs_2016 chromosome 5, UIUC_Espe_1.0, whole genome shotgun sequence includes the following:
- the gp1bb gene encoding platelet glycoprotein Ib beta chain, which translates to MKELLLLCLLPLFGAQRSSACPHLCSCHGSQVDCSSRSLTSSSLPTSFPAGTTALLLHNNRLTSLPNGLLDDLTSLRSVSLHGNHWDCDCGILYLRAWLLRQPTTVTSHLGVNCSFPPDLRGRLVVYLTEKEVLDTCHYWYCDLALASQVCLFVFVAVQAALLVALIVFLRRFERLSKEARRTTEESFTAGESVRENEYTHLKESSI; encoded by the coding sequence ATGAAGGAGCTTCTGTTGCTGTGTCTGCTCCCCTTGTTTGGAGCTCAAAGGTCATCAGCATGCCCCCACCTTTGCTCCTGTCATGGCAGTCAGGTGGACTGCAGCAGCAGGTCTCTCACCTCCTCCTCGCTGCCCACCAGTTTCCCTGCAGGAACCACCGCCCTCCTTCTCCACAACAACCGGCTGACGAGCCTCCCCAATGGGCTCCTGGATGACTTGACCTCTCTCCGCTCTGTCTCCCTTCATGGTAACCACTGGGATTGTGACTGTGGCATCCTCTACCTGCGAGCCTGGCTACTACGTCAGCCAACCACTGTCACATCCCACCTGGGTGTCAACTGCAGCTTTCCTCCTGACCTGAGAGGGCGGCTGGTGGTGTATTTAACAGAGAAGGAGGTCCTTGATACCTGCCATTACTGGTACTGTGACTTGGCTCTGGCCTCgcaggtgtgtctgtttgtgtttgttgcggTGCAGGCAGCTCTGCTGGTGGCTCTCATCGTATTCCTGAGGAGGTTTGAGAGGCTGTCCAAAGAGGCCAGGAGAACCACAGAGGAGAGCTTCACAGCAGGGGAGAGTGTGAGGGAGAATGAATACACTCATTTGAAGGAAAGCAGCATCTGA
- the septin5a gene encoding septin 5a isoform X2 yields MTTNIRYKSRIPVKTEDSTEEKQYVGFATLPNQVHRKSVKKGFDFTLMVAGESGMGKSTLVNSLFLTDLYKDRKLLNAEERINQTVEIIKHTVDIEEKGVKLKLTIVDTPGFGDAVNNNECWKPITDYIDQQFEQYFRDESGLNRKNIQDNRVHCCLYFIPPFGHGLRPVDVEFMKALHEKVNIIPLIAKADCLTPNEIKKLKDRIREEIDKFGIKVYQFPECDSDEDEEFKQLDKELKECTPFAVIGSNTVVEARGQRVRGRLYPWGIVEVENQSHCDFVKLRNMLIRSHMHDLKDVTCDVHYENYRAQCIQEMTSKLAQDNRMESPIPILPLSTPDAETEKLIKMKDEELKRMQEMLNKMQQQMHDKD; encoded by the exons ATGACGACCAACATCAGGTACAAAAGCCGGATCCCGGTGAAAACAG AGGATAGCACAGAG GAGAAACAGTATGTGGGTTTTGCAACTCTGCCCAACCAGGTCCACAGGAAGTCGGTGAAGAAAGGCTTCGATTTCACGCTGATGGTTGCAG gAGAGTCTGGTATGGGTAAATCCACCCTGGTCAACAGCCTGTTCCTCACAGACCTCTACAAAGACAGGAAGTTACTGAATGCTGAAG AGCGTATCAACCAAACGGTGGAGATCATCAAACACACTGTAGACATTGAGGAGAAAGGAGTCAAGCTCAAGCTGACCATCGTCGACACGCCGGGGTTCGGAGACGCAGTCAACAACAACGAGTG CTGGAAGCCGATCACAGACTACATAGATCAGCAGTTTGAGCAATACTTCAGGGATGAGAGCGGGCTGAACAGAAAGAACATTCAGGACAACCGAGTCCACTGCTGCCTTTACTTCATCCCTCCTTTTGGGCATgg GCTGCGACCGGTGGATGTTGAGTTCATGAAGGCTCTTCATGAAAAAGTGAACATAATTCCTCTCATTGCAAAAGCCGACTGCCTCACGCCCAATGAGATAAAAAAGCTCAAAGACAGA ATACGAGAGGAAATAGACAAGTTTGGGATCAAAGTGTACCAGTTCCCCGAATGTGACTCAGATGAGGATGAAGAGTTCAAACAACTTGACAAAGAGCTGAAG GAGTGCACCCCGTTCGCTGTGATCGGCAGTAACACAGTGGTGGAGGCTCGAGGgcagagagtgagagggagacTGTACCCCTGGGGAATTGTTGAAG tggAGAACCAGTCGCACTGTGACTTTGTGAAATTGAGGAACATGCTGATTCGTTCACACATGCACGACCTCAAAGACGTGACCTGCGACGTTCACTACGAAAACTACAGAGCGCAGTGCATCCAGGAGATGACCAG tAAACTGGCTCAGGACAATCGTATGGAGAGTCCCATCCCCATCCTGCCGCTGTCCACCCCGGATGCTGAGACCGAGAAACTAATCAAAATGAAAGACGAAGAG ctgAAGAGGATGCAGGAGATGCTGAATAAGATGCAACAGCAGATGCACGACAAAGACTAG
- the septin5a gene encoding septin 5a isoform X1: protein MDAIMLQEKLVERLLCPRVRTARQKEKQYVGFATLPNQVHRKSVKKGFDFTLMVAGESGMGKSTLVNSLFLTDLYKDRKLLNAEERINQTVEIIKHTVDIEEKGVKLKLTIVDTPGFGDAVNNNECWKPITDYIDQQFEQYFRDESGLNRKNIQDNRVHCCLYFIPPFGHGLRPVDVEFMKALHEKVNIIPLIAKADCLTPNEIKKLKDRIREEIDKFGIKVYQFPECDSDEDEEFKQLDKELKECTPFAVIGSNTVVEARGQRVRGRLYPWGIVEVENQSHCDFVKLRNMLIRSHMHDLKDVTCDVHYENYRAQCIQEMTSKLAQDNRMESPIPILPLSTPDAETEKLIKMKDEELKRMQEMLNKMQQQMHDKD, encoded by the exons ATGGATGCCATCATGCTGCAAGAAAAACTGGTGGAACGGCTGCTGTGCCCACGAGTGAGAACAGCCAGGCAGAAG GAGAAACAGTATGTGGGTTTTGCAACTCTGCCCAACCAGGTCCACAGGAAGTCGGTGAAGAAAGGCTTCGATTTCACGCTGATGGTTGCAG gAGAGTCTGGTATGGGTAAATCCACCCTGGTCAACAGCCTGTTCCTCACAGACCTCTACAAAGACAGGAAGTTACTGAATGCTGAAG AGCGTATCAACCAAACGGTGGAGATCATCAAACACACTGTAGACATTGAGGAGAAAGGAGTCAAGCTCAAGCTGACCATCGTCGACACGCCGGGGTTCGGAGACGCAGTCAACAACAACGAGTG CTGGAAGCCGATCACAGACTACATAGATCAGCAGTTTGAGCAATACTTCAGGGATGAGAGCGGGCTGAACAGAAAGAACATTCAGGACAACCGAGTCCACTGCTGCCTTTACTTCATCCCTCCTTTTGGGCATgg GCTGCGACCGGTGGATGTTGAGTTCATGAAGGCTCTTCATGAAAAAGTGAACATAATTCCTCTCATTGCAAAAGCCGACTGCCTCACGCCCAATGAGATAAAAAAGCTCAAAGACAGA ATACGAGAGGAAATAGACAAGTTTGGGATCAAAGTGTACCAGTTCCCCGAATGTGACTCAGATGAGGATGAAGAGTTCAAACAACTTGACAAAGAGCTGAAG GAGTGCACCCCGTTCGCTGTGATCGGCAGTAACACAGTGGTGGAGGCTCGAGGgcagagagtgagagggagacTGTACCCCTGGGGAATTGTTGAAG tggAGAACCAGTCGCACTGTGACTTTGTGAAATTGAGGAACATGCTGATTCGTTCACACATGCACGACCTCAAAGACGTGACCTGCGACGTTCACTACGAAAACTACAGAGCGCAGTGCATCCAGGAGATGACCAG tAAACTGGCTCAGGACAATCGTATGGAGAGTCCCATCCCCATCCTGCCGCTGTCCACCCCGGATGCTGAGACCGAGAAACTAATCAAAATGAAAGACGAAGAG ctgAAGAGGATGCAGGAGATGCTGAATAAGATGCAACAGCAGATGCACGACAAAGACTAG
- the septin5a gene encoding septin 5a isoform X3 — MVAGESGMGKSTLVNSLFLTDLYKDRKLLNAEERINQTVEIIKHTVDIEEKGVKLKLTIVDTPGFGDAVNNNECWKPITDYIDQQFEQYFRDESGLNRKNIQDNRVHCCLYFIPPFGHGLRPVDVEFMKALHEKVNIIPLIAKADCLTPNEIKKLKDRIREEIDKFGIKVYQFPECDSDEDEEFKQLDKELKECTPFAVIGSNTVVEARGQRVRGRLYPWGIVEVENQSHCDFVKLRNMLIRSHMHDLKDVTCDVHYENYRAQCIQEMTSKLAQDNRMESPIPILPLSTPDAETEKLIKMKDEELKRMQEMLNKMQQQMHDKD, encoded by the exons ATGGTTGCAG gAGAGTCTGGTATGGGTAAATCCACCCTGGTCAACAGCCTGTTCCTCACAGACCTCTACAAAGACAGGAAGTTACTGAATGCTGAAG AGCGTATCAACCAAACGGTGGAGATCATCAAACACACTGTAGACATTGAGGAGAAAGGAGTCAAGCTCAAGCTGACCATCGTCGACACGCCGGGGTTCGGAGACGCAGTCAACAACAACGAGTG CTGGAAGCCGATCACAGACTACATAGATCAGCAGTTTGAGCAATACTTCAGGGATGAGAGCGGGCTGAACAGAAAGAACATTCAGGACAACCGAGTCCACTGCTGCCTTTACTTCATCCCTCCTTTTGGGCATgg GCTGCGACCGGTGGATGTTGAGTTCATGAAGGCTCTTCATGAAAAAGTGAACATAATTCCTCTCATTGCAAAAGCCGACTGCCTCACGCCCAATGAGATAAAAAAGCTCAAAGACAGA ATACGAGAGGAAATAGACAAGTTTGGGATCAAAGTGTACCAGTTCCCCGAATGTGACTCAGATGAGGATGAAGAGTTCAAACAACTTGACAAAGAGCTGAAG GAGTGCACCCCGTTCGCTGTGATCGGCAGTAACACAGTGGTGGAGGCTCGAGGgcagagagtgagagggagacTGTACCCCTGGGGAATTGTTGAAG tggAGAACCAGTCGCACTGTGACTTTGTGAAATTGAGGAACATGCTGATTCGTTCACACATGCACGACCTCAAAGACGTGACCTGCGACGTTCACTACGAAAACTACAGAGCGCAGTGCATCCAGGAGATGACCAG tAAACTGGCTCAGGACAATCGTATGGAGAGTCCCATCCCCATCCTGCCGCTGTCCACCCCGGATGCTGAGACCGAGAAACTAATCAAAATGAAAGACGAAGAG ctgAAGAGGATGCAGGAGATGCTGAATAAGATGCAACAGCAGATGCACGACAAAGACTAG